One window of the Brevundimonas goettingensis genome contains the following:
- a CDS encoding helix-turn-helix transcriptional regulator, with the protein MRHDKAMMVIELARRMAASAEGLTLDEMARESRVGRRTAERLRDAVLMLFPAVEEVSDPPTKRWRIRGGLSAFEQAPTTTELVELTKAAQGLRATGEAGRAVALEGLERKLKSAMRSTTLNRLAPDLEALVRAETIAVQAGPRPSADESVLATIRGAVLAQQPLGFTYARPGAEPRRRSVAPCGVMFGRANYLVAADRESGRIQTFRLDRMSAVEAQDGVAPPPADFDLAVFASQSFGIYQDEIEEVVLRVAPIGADEARAWRWHPTQTIEDQPDGGVIVRFRASGMRELAWHLFTWGEQVTILGPQRLKATMAGELAAAQRALEAAP; encoded by the coding sequence ATGCGACACGACAAGGCGATGATGGTCATCGAGCTGGCCCGGCGCATGGCCGCCTCGGCCGAGGGGCTGACGCTGGACGAGATGGCGCGCGAGAGCCGGGTCGGGCGGCGTACCGCCGAGCGGCTGCGCGACGCGGTCCTGATGCTGTTTCCGGCGGTGGAGGAGGTCAGCGACCCGCCAACCAAGCGCTGGCGCATCCGCGGCGGCCTGTCGGCCTTCGAACAGGCCCCGACCACGACCGAACTGGTCGAACTGACCAAGGCGGCGCAGGGCCTCAGGGCGACGGGGGAGGCGGGCCGGGCGGTCGCGCTGGAAGGGTTGGAGCGTAAACTCAAGTCGGCCATGCGTTCGACCACCCTGAACCGGCTGGCGCCCGATCTGGAGGCTCTGGTGCGGGCCGAGACCATCGCGGTTCAGGCCGGGCCGCGTCCCTCGGCCGACGAGAGCGTGCTGGCGACCATTCGCGGCGCGGTGCTGGCGCAGCAGCCGCTGGGCTTCACCTATGCCCGGCCGGGCGCCGAGCCGCGTCGCCGCAGCGTCGCGCCGTGCGGGGTGATGTTCGGCCGCGCCAACTATCTGGTCGCGGCGGACCGGGAGAGCGGCCGTATCCAGACCTTCCGTCTGGACCGGATGAGCGCGGTCGAGGCCCAGGATGGGGTCGCCCCGCCGCCCGCCGACTTCGACCTGGCCGTCTTCGCCAGCCAGTCCTTCGGCATCTATCAGGACGAGATCGAGGAGGTGGTGCTGCGCGTGGCGCCCATCGGCGCCGACGAGGCCCGGGCCTGGCGCTGGCACCCGACCCAGACCATCGAGGACCAGCCGGACGGCGGCGTCATCGTCCGCTTCCGCGCCTCGGGCATGCGCGAACTGGCCTGGCATCTGTTCACCTGGGGCGAGCAGGTCACCATTCTGGGCCCGCAGCGGCTGAAGGCGACGATGGCCGGGGAACTCGCCGCGGCCCAACGGGCTTTGGAAGCCGCGCCCTGA